The genomic window tataaatttataatcattataattcataattatataaaaattatataaatatttaacttaatttagtaaataattttataaagtaattattaataaattaattatatattaattatataattaactaattaatttaaaattttaatataaatagttaattaatattatacaaataattaattaaaaatagagaaataaaagataattctaaatatttaataataattatcaaaattatgtactaaatttaaataattagaaataaaatttaatagtgcaTGATTAATatagtgtgtgtatatatataatatgaataaataaattaattaatgagGGATAGTCTTGTGAATGCAAAAATTTATCATGTTCCTTGTATCCTTCCAATTTGAGAAGATGTAAATTGATGGGTCAGGATGAATGGATAATTTCTCCTTTTTCATTCAtcctctctctaattttttgatccaaataaTGGATGAAGGCCATCCCTCCTTCCAACCTTATTTATCCATCCTCTCGGGAGCCCAATCAAACACAAGTAAGATCTAAAGGTAGGTACATAGGcaaatcaagcatagatcatagaTTCAAGACTTAAATGGGCACATCACGGTACTCATAAGAAGATATGGCATGGCCCATGGATCGGGCAAAGGGCCGAGACATGCATGTCGAAGATCAATGGCATTTGGTTACATAGAGCGGGTAATGACAGCATCAATTTTAAAGAAGATCGATGGCATTGTATATTTTTGAACTTATGAAGGCACAATATTATGGAATAAGATTACAGAACTTTTTTTGACTATCATCAAGAACTAAATGGAAGTTCAGAAATAGCAATAGGCTTGCCAACGAGCCCTTGAAAAAAAGACGGAAACAGTGATACATATTTGAGTAAGCTTTAACCATTTACCGCCCCACCGTACTTCGTTCTTATAAGAAACAAAGAATATTGATACCTATGTTCCAAAGCTGAGAGCTAAAGAATTTCTTTTCCCCACTCTTATTTTCTAAAACGTCCTTTTAAGATACGTAATTGAGTGACAAACCTTTcgccaacaacaaaaaaaaagggacagACACTGGAGTAACGTTAAACATTTCAGCACCCACATTGCGGTTCTAATAACCAGAAAATGGTAGTACTTATGTAGCAAagaattatttttcttcttgttcttcttcctctccttttttgCTACCAATTTTCCCGTGCAAATTAATGGCACAGGAAGAACGGCTGTACCACTCAAGCTGAAGTGGTAGCTGGAACAAGAGGAGAGTGCGGTGACATCAGGCTGGCCATGTCCTCGAACCTCCGAGGCAAGCTTCAGCGTTGCCCAGCCTGCTGCCACCTCTTCTTCTTAGCTTGCACTGCAGCCTATCTCCTTCGTCCGGCGCACAAACGACTCGATCCTTCCAAGGGCTACTTCCATGGTCTCGTCATCCATGTTGGCAAAGCACGCCCTGAACCACCCAGGTTCGCTGCAATGAAACCAGGAACCGGGCGACACATTGAGCTTGACATCATTAACCATCACGCGCCACAGCTCGAGTTCTCCTTCAACTGTGAATTCTTTGAGAAGCCGTCTCAAGTCCATCCAGCAGAACAGCCCGGCGTTGCTCTCCAAACATTGGATTCCCACCTCCGCAAGCCGACCAGTGAAGAACTCGTGCCTCTTCGATAGCCTCCTCTTGGTGTCTGCTATCAACTTGGTTGTGAATTCATCATCTGATAGCATGGAGGCGAGCAGGTATTGCGTTTGCGAGGAGACTAGTCCAAAGCTCGACATCCTCCGAGCGCATCTAACCACCGTATCATTGTAGGAGTAGACCACGCCCACCCTGAGTCCAGCGAGGCCGAGGTCCTTGGAGAGGCTGTAGGTGATGTGGATGAGGCTTCGGTCACAGTTAGGATCCTCCTCCAGTATCTCAGAGACGCCAACGAATTGGGGATTCTTGAAGACAGTCCCTGCGAAGATCTCGTCGCAGATTAGGTGGATCCTCTTGGCATTGATGAAGCTGACTAGGGTTCTTAGTGTCTCTCTGTCGAATGTTGTCCCCAGTGGATTTGATGG from Elaeis guineensis isolate ETL-2024a chromosome 4, EG11, whole genome shotgun sequence includes these protein-coding regions:
- the LOC105043325 gene encoding 1-aminocyclopropane-1-carboxylate synthase-like; protein product: MEFIELPREPNSPNLSKIAANDGHGENSSYFDGWKAYDSDPFHPTNNPNGVIQMGLAENQLCLDLIQEWIKKNPKASICTEVGVSEFKVISNFGDCHGLPEFRRAFAMFMGKVRGGRINFDPERMVISSGATGAAEIMAFCLADPGEAFLAPTPYYPAFDQDLRWRTGTQLLPIHCKSSNHFKITQTALESAYEKAQQANIRVKGVIVANPSNPLGTTFDRETLRTLVSFINAKRIHLICDEIFAGTVFKNPQFVGVSEILEEDPNCDRSLIHITYSLSKDLGLAGLRVGVVYSYNDTVVRCARRMSSFGLVSSQTQYLLASMLSDDEFTTKLIADTKRRLSKRHEFFTGRLAEVGIQCLESNAGLFCWMDLRRLLKEFTVEGELELWRVMVNDVKLNVSPGSWFHCSEPGWFRACFANMDDETMEVALGRIESFVRRTKEIGCSAS